ACTCCGTCAACCCGAAAACGAACCTGCAGGCTTTCAGCCATCGGCTCAATATGAATATCGCTGGCCCCCTCCTCCACCGCTCGGGTGAGAAATTGGTTGACCAGCTTGATGATCGGCGCCTCGGAAGCCAAATCTCGCAGATGATCGACATCATCGCCCAGCTCGATGCCGCCGCCGGCCGCCTCCTTACTCCCGGAGTCGCCCTCCCCGGCCGGCAGAAAATACTCGCGAATCCAGGCCGCGATCTTCTCCTCGCGGGCCAGGCGCAGTTCAATGCGACGAGTCGGAAAAAGTTGCCGAAAGGTTTCCGCCGCCAGAGCGTCGAAAGGATCATTGACCACGACCACCAGGGCCTCTTCGCCCCCCAAGGGGAAACAGCGGTGTTCTTCGAGAAAAAGGGGGGAGAGCTCGGCAAAAGGAGTGACATCGTAGTCAGACGGCAGTTCACTGATTTGCCGCAGCCGCAGCACCTCGGCCGCCAGAGCCAGAAAATCCTCTTCGGAAACCAGTCCGGTCCTGATGGCCAGGCGATGCAGGGCCTCACGCTCGCGACCGCTGGGTTTGATCTTTTTCAGGTCGGAAGCGGAGAGCAGGCCCCGCTCGACCATTATTTCGATAATTCCGGCCATACCCGCGCCTCGCCCAACGCCAACAGGAAAAAACAGAACATACGGCTGTAGGCCATCTGCAGGGGAAAAGAAAAAAACATGATCACCGAAAAAGCGGAAAGTGAAGCCAGCAACGGCAGCCGCCAGTCGGCTTCGTCGCCGGTCGGCTCCGGGTAACGCAAAAGATAAAACTGCCGTCCCCAGAGCCATAAAAAAACCAGCAAGGCCGGGATACCACATTCGGCCGCCAGTTGCAAATAGTCATTATGGGCCCGCCGCACCTGCATCTTATAGTTGAACAAAGGATCCTTGGCGAAACTTTGGTAGTAAAGCGGATAAGTAAAACGCCAGTTGCCGGGCCCCACCCCCAGAACCGGATTTTCCTTGATCATCATCAGGGTATTGCCCCAATGATAATAACGAAACTCCAGCAACCGGGCAACGCCGCCCCGCCGCAAATTCTCAAAACTCGCCATGACCCGCCGTCGGCTTTGCGTGAACGACATGACCAGAACCAGCATCAACCCCGTCAACAGCAGCGCCGCGAGCAAAGCCCGCAGCCCTCGCCGCCGCCAGCCGGGATCAGGACCCTCCGCCTTTCGCCAAAACAGCCAAACCGACAACACCAGGGCCTCAACCAGCAGGGCCAGTATCGCCGCCCGGGAATAGTTCATAAAAAGCAGGGCCAGGGCCGCTCCGGCCGCAAGCAACAGCGCGCCGACCAAAAGCAGAGCACCTCTACCACGGTCGGCCCGCCGGCGCCGCCACTGGCGCCAGGCGGCAAAAAACACAAACGGCAGAACCAGGGCGATGAAATCAGCCGCCGGATTCCGATAACCCAGGGTTGACGCCGGACCCAGAATGGGCATCAGAAAAGGAATCCTGTAGCCCGCAAACTGCACGATTCCAAAAACGGAAAAAATAACCAACGCCGCTAATAAACCGTATACCGCGGCCCAGCGCAACGCCACCCGCCGAAATAAGCCGGCCAGCACCAGGCCCAATAAAGTCAGTAAAAAAAAGTTGCCGAAAGTAAAACCGGCGGCGGCCTTTACCGGCGCCGCCAAACCGGCCAGCGCCATCAGGATCAACAGCAAAAACAACAGTTTAAATCCCAACGCCCGCCGAAAAAACGCCCCCGCCTGAGCGGCGGCTTCCGGATTGCGCGCCAGCGCCACACAGAAGAGGCCGCAGAACAGCGGGCCGGCGGCGGCGATCAAACAGCCTTTCGGCAAATCATAAAGGGTGCAGAAAAGCGCCCCGTCGGGAGCATATCCGGAAACCACGAACAGCGGCGTGCTCAGAAAAAAAAGAAAGAGCAAGCTCGGCCAGCCCCTCAAAACCGACCGGCCGGCAAGGGCTCGCGAGCGCTCTTTGGCCCGCTCGGTCAAGGGCCTGCGGAGAGAACGTCCTTTCATCGAGTTTCTCCCTGAAAGGCGGCTCGCAACCGTCGCAGAAGCGGTTGCAGTTCCTTTTTCACCGGATAGATCGCCTGGCTTTTTTCCAGGGCGGCCAGGGCCTGCCGCGGTTCCCCCAGAGCAAAGCGACAGCTCCCCAGACTGGTCAGCAGACTGATCGACCAAGGATCGTAACGCAAACCCTCTTCATAGCATTGCAGGGCGGCCCGAGGTTGATTCAGCTGCCGGTAACAATTTCCCGCCGTCAGATACTCACTGCTGATTTCCGGATAATAAACCCGGTGCTCCAGGCCGCGCTGATAGGCCATTATTCCCGCCGCACAGGCCCGCGCGGCAAGCCTTGGTTGCCTGGAACCAAGGGCCTGTTCGGCGGCCGCGAAATCGGCTTTGAGTCGGGTCATGGCCAGAGAGCGGGCCAGGCTGTGCCAGCCGAACCAGGCAACCGCCAGAAAAACCAGAAAAAAAAGTCCCGCCGCAAGCAGCCACCCTTTACGCGTCATAAGTAAATAACCAGGAACGCAACAGGCGCCAGCGATGCAGACGAAACCTGGCGGCGGTCAGCAAACAACCCAGACCGTATTGAAGGCTGCGCCAGAAATTAATGGAAGAGGCCTCGGGAAAATATTTCGTCGGACAGCTAACCTCGCCGATAAGATACCCCAAAGCATGAATCTGCGCCAGAATCTGGTTATCGAAAACAAAATCATCGGAATTACGGTGTAACGGCAGACGTTTCAGCAAAGAGGCGGAAAAGGCCCGATACCCGGTATGAAATTCGGAGAGCTTAGTCCCCAGCAAAAGGTTTTCCAGCAAGGTCAGAATGCGATTAGCGGCATATTTCCACCCCGGCATCCCCCCCTCTCGGGCCCGGCCGCCGAGAATGCGGGAGGCGAGAACACAGTCATAAAGCCCGCTGCCGATCAT
Above is a window of Pseudomonadota bacterium DNA encoding:
- a CDS encoding O-antigen ligase family protein, with the protein product MKGRSLRRPLTERAKERSRALAGRSVLRGWPSLLFLFFLSTPLFVVSGYAPDGALFCTLYDLPKGCLIAAAGPLFCGLFCVALARNPEAAAQAGAFFRRALGFKLLFLLLILMALAGLAAPVKAAAGFTFGNFFLLTLLGLVLAGLFRRVALRWAAVYGLLAALVIFSVFGIVQFAGYRIPFLMPILGPASTLGYRNPAADFIALVLPFVFFAAWRQWRRRRADRGRGALLLVGALLLAAGAALALLFMNYSRAAILALLVEALVLSVWLFWRKAEGPDPGWRRRGLRALLAALLLTGLMLVLVMSFTQSRRRVMASFENLRRGGVARLLEFRYYHWGNTLMMIKENPVLGVGPGNWRFTYPLYYQSFAKDPLFNYKMQVRRAHNDYLQLAAECGIPALLVFLWLWGRQFYLLRYPEPTGDEADWRLPLLASLSAFSVIMFFSFPLQMAYSRMFCFFLLALGEARVWPELSK
- a CDS encoding tetratricopeptide repeat protein, whose translation is MTRKGWLLAAGLFFLVFLAVAWFGWHSLARSLAMTRLKADFAAAEQALGSRQPRLAARACAAGIMAYQRGLEHRVYYPEISSEYLTAGNCYRQLNQPRAALQCYEEGLRYDPWSISLLTSLGSCRFALGEPRQALAALEKSQAIYPVKKELQPLLRRLRAAFQGETR
- a CDS encoding glycosyltransferase family 2 protein: MYRNQKIVVVMPAYNAESTLLRTYHEVMAQGVVDHVVIVDDCSSDATARIAAGLPASELVRHQRNLGYGANQKSCYRRALRAGADIVIMVHPDYQYTPRLIPVMAAMIGSGLYDCVLASRILGGRAREGGMPGWKYAANRILTLLENLLLGTKLSEFHTGYRAFSASLLKRLPLHRNSDDFVFDNQILAQIHALGYLIGEVSCPTKYFPEASSINFWRSLQYGLGCLLTAARFRLHRWRLLRSWLFTYDA